In Pseudomonas alcaliphila JAB1, a single window of DNA contains:
- a CDS encoding winged helix-turn-helix domain-containing protein, with the protein MEQEAWQILIVEDDQRLAQLTREYLEGNGLRVAIEADGARAAARILAEQPHLVILDLMLPGEDGLSICRKVRSGYKGPILMLTARTDDMDQVLGLEMGADDYVCKPVRPRVLLARIRALLRRREGSDSERDEGQPRRLQFGALAIDSAMREAWLGEQGIELTSAEFDLLWLLAANAGRILSREEIFNSLRGIEYDGQDRSIDVRISRIRPKIGDDPMHPRMIKTVRSKGYLFVAEAAEALPFGDAPPILRD; encoded by the coding sequence GTGGAACAAGAAGCGTGGCAGATTCTGATCGTCGAGGATGACCAGCGCCTGGCGCAGTTGACCCGCGAATATCTGGAGGGCAACGGCCTGCGTGTGGCCATCGAAGCCGATGGCGCGCGTGCGGCGGCGCGGATTCTCGCCGAGCAACCGCATCTGGTGATCCTCGACCTGATGCTGCCAGGTGAAGATGGCCTGAGCATCTGCCGCAAGGTGCGCAGCGGTTACAAGGGGCCGATCCTCATGCTCACTGCGCGCACCGACGACATGGACCAGGTGCTGGGCCTGGAGATGGGCGCCGATGACTACGTGTGCAAGCCGGTGCGCCCGCGTGTGCTACTGGCGCGCATTCGTGCGCTGCTGCGCCGCCGTGAGGGCAGCGACAGCGAGCGTGATGAAGGCCAGCCGCGGCGTCTGCAGTTCGGCGCGCTGGCTATCGACAGCGCCATGCGCGAAGCCTGGCTGGGCGAGCAGGGCATCGAGCTGACCAGCGCCGAGTTCGATCTGCTCTGGCTGCTGGCGGCCAATGCCGGGCGCATTCTGTCGCGCGAGGAAATCTTCAATTCCCTGCGCGGCATCGAGTACGACGGCCAGGACCGTTCCATCGACGTGCGCATTTCGCGCATCCGCCCGAAGATCGGCGATGACCCGATGCACCCGCGGATGATCAAGACGGTGCGCAGCAAGGGTTATTTGTTCGTCGCCGAGGCCGCCGAGGCGCTGCCGTTCGGTGATGCGCCGCCGATCCTGCGCGATTGA
- a CDS encoding IS66 family transposase, whose amino-acid sequence MISMPETLPDDPILLKQLLLSASVQMSEKDGQIERLREQNALLIQRLFGRKSEQSSDPDSPQLEIFNEAESLAEATPEAPVDAVEEDAGAPTKRRGKRTPLPAELPRLVVTHELPEHELTCACGCRKQVIGEETSEQLDIIPMQIRVIRHVRKTYACQGCETAPVTADKPAQLLEKSLASPSVLAMLLTSKYADGLPLYRFEKVLSRHGIDIPRQTLARWVIRCGEQLQPVLNLMRDTLLDSPVIHCDETRVQVLKEPERDPSSQSWMWVQTGGPPDKPVILFDYTTSRAQEVPLRLLDGYRGYLMTDDYAGYNAVAAQDGIERLACWAHARRKFIEAQKVQPKGKTGRADIALGLINKLYGIERELKDASDEQRHRGRQQHSQPLLEQLKTWLEKTQPQVTAQNALGKALSYLARNWSRLERYIEAGHLPIDNNAAERAIRPFVIGRKNWLFSDTPKGATASAQLYSLVETAKANGQEPYAWLRYVLERLPQANSVEDYNALLPWNCPPAMPL is encoded by the coding sequence ATGATTTCCATGCCCGAAACCCTTCCTGACGACCCGATTTTGCTCAAGCAGTTGCTGCTGTCGGCGAGCGTGCAGATGTCAGAAAAGGACGGTCAGATCGAGCGGTTGCGTGAACAAAATGCGCTGCTGATCCAGCGCCTATTTGGCCGTAAATCCGAGCAGAGCAGCGACCCGGACTCACCGCAGTTGGAGATCTTCAACGAAGCGGAAAGCCTGGCCGAAGCGACGCCTGAAGCACCGGTCGATGCGGTCGAGGAAGACGCCGGCGCACCGACCAAGCGCCGGGGCAAGCGCACGCCGCTGCCGGCCGAGTTGCCGCGGTTGGTGGTCACCCATGAGCTGCCAGAGCATGAACTGACCTGCGCCTGCGGTTGCCGCAAGCAGGTCATTGGCGAGGAAACCAGCGAGCAACTGGACATCATCCCGATGCAAATCCGGGTGATCCGGCACGTTCGCAAGACCTACGCCTGCCAGGGCTGCGAAACCGCCCCGGTGACCGCCGACAAGCCGGCCCAACTGCTCGAGAAAAGCCTGGCCAGCCCCAGCGTGCTGGCCATGCTGCTGACCAGCAAATATGCCGATGGCCTGCCGCTGTATCGCTTCGAGAAAGTGCTCAGCCGTCACGGTATCGACATCCCCCGGCAGACCCTGGCGCGTTGGGTGATCCGCTGCGGCGAGCAGTTGCAGCCTGTGCTCAACCTGATGCGCGACACGCTGCTGGACAGCCCCGTGATCCACTGCGACGAAACCCGCGTGCAGGTGCTCAAAGAGCCGGAGCGCGACCCGAGCAGCCAATCCTGGATGTGGGTGCAGACCGGCGGCCCACCAGACAAGCCGGTGATCCTCTTCGACTACACAACCAGCCGTGCGCAGGAGGTGCCACTGCGCCTGCTCGATGGTTATCGTGGCTACCTGATGACCGATGATTACGCCGGCTACAACGCCGTGGCCGCACAGGACGGTATCGAACGTCTGGCCTGCTGGGCGCATGCGCGCCGTAAATTTATCGAGGCGCAAAAGGTGCAACCCAAGGGTAAAACCGGGCGTGCCGACATCGCACTGGGGCTGATCAACAAGCTCTACGGCATCGAGCGCGAACTCAAGGATGCCAGCGATGAGCAGCGTCACCGGGGCCGCCAACAGCACAGCCAGCCACTCCTTGAGCAGCTCAAGACCTGGCTGGAGAAAACCCAGCCCCAGGTTACGGCGCAGAATGCCTTGGGCAAGGCACTGAGCTACCTGGCCCGCAACTGGAGCCGACTCGAACGCTACATCGAGGCTGGCCACCTGCCGATCGACAACAACGCCGCCGAGCGCGCGATCCGGCCCTTCGTCATCGGCCGCAAGAACTGGCTGTTCAGCGACACGCCCAAGGGCGCGACCGCCAGCGCCCAACTCTATAGCCTGGTGGAAACCGCCAAGGCCAACGGCCAGGAACCCTACGCCTGGCTGCGCTATGTCCTCGAACGCCTGCCGCAGGCCAATAGCGTCGAGGATTACAACGCGCTGTTGCCATGGAACTGCCCGCCCGCGATGCCACTGTAG
- a CDS encoding ribonucleotide-diphosphate reductase subunit beta, with protein sequence MLSWDEFDKEDGAEAAAASNANAQSAGTNFDKLDSEAAGSVEQARAVDANDSEAVARAKKALNDLDIQEGLDDLEGASARVQVGDKQMINARADLNQLVPFKYDWAWQKYLDGCANHWMPQEVNMNADIALWKSADGLTEDERRIVMRNLGFFSTADSLVANNLVLAVYRLITNPECRQYILRQAFEEAIHTHAYQYCIESLGMDEGEIFNMYHEIPSVAKKASWGLKYTRSISDPKFETGTPETDRQFLRNLIAYYCVLEGIFFYCGFTQILSMGRRNKMTGTAEQFQYILRDESMHLNFGIDVINQIKIENPHLWDAQMKDEATQMILQGTQLEIEYARDTMPRGVLGMNAAMMEDYLKFIANRRLTQIGLKEEYPGTTNPFPWMSEIMDLKKEKNFFETRVIEYQTGGALSWD encoded by the coding sequence ATGCTGAGCTGGGATGAATTCGACAAGGAAGACGGCGCAGAAGCAGCCGCCGCAAGCAATGCCAACGCACAGAGCGCCGGCACCAACTTCGACAAGCTCGACAGCGAAGCTGCCGGCTCGGTCGAGCAGGCCCGCGCCGTCGACGCCAACGACTCCGAGGCCGTGGCCCGCGCCAAGAAAGCCCTGAACGACCTCGACATCCAGGAAGGCCTGGACGACCTCGAAGGCGCCTCCGCACGCGTACAGGTCGGCGACAAGCAGATGATCAACGCCCGCGCCGACCTCAACCAGCTCGTACCCTTCAAGTACGACTGGGCCTGGCAGAAGTATCTGGATGGTTGCGCCAACCACTGGATGCCGCAGGAAGTGAACATGAACGCCGACATCGCCCTGTGGAAGAGCGCTGACGGCCTCACCGAAGACGAGCGCCGCATCGTCATGCGTAACCTCGGCTTCTTCTCCACTGCCGACAGCCTGGTTGCCAACAACCTGGTACTGGCCGTGTACCGCCTGATCACCAACCCCGAATGCCGCCAGTACATCCTGCGCCAGGCCTTCGAGGAAGCGATCCACACCCACGCCTACCAGTACTGCATCGAATCGCTGGGCATGGATGAAGGCGAGATCTTCAACATGTACCACGAGATCCCGAGCGTCGCGAAGAAAGCCTCCTGGGGCCTGAAGTACACCCGCTCGATCTCCGATCCCAAGTTCGAAACCGGCACCCCGGAAACCGACCGCCAGTTCCTGCGCAACCTGATCGCCTACTACTGCGTACTGGAAGGCATCTTCTTTTACTGCGGCTTCACCCAGATCCTCTCCATGGGCCGCCGCAACAAGATGACCGGCACCGCCGAGCAGTTCCAGTACATCCTGCGTGACGAGTCCATGCACCTGAACTTCGGCATCGACGTGATCAACCAGATCAAGATCGAGAACCCGCACCTGTGGGATGCCCAGATGAAGGACGAAGCGACCCAGATGATCCTGCAGGGCACCCAGCTGGAGATCGAATACGCGCGTGACACCATGCCGCGCGGCGTACTGGGCATGAACGCCGCGATGATGGAGGACTACCTCAAATTCATCGCAAACCGCCGCCTGACCCAGATCGGCCTGAAGGAAGAGTACCCGGGCACCACCAACCCCTTCCCGTGGATGAGCGAGATCATGGACCTGAAGAAGGAGAAGAACTTCTTCGAGACCCGAGTGATCGAGTATCAGACTGGTGGGGCGTTGAGCTGGGATTGA
- a CDS encoding ribonucleoside-diphosphate reductase subunit alpha, with translation MHTDTTRENPQAVAPQAAESSQDLAATAPGQLRVIKRNGTVVPYTDDKITVAITKAFLAVEGGTAAASSRIHDTVARLTEQVTATFKRRMPSGGTIHIEEIQDQVELALMRAGEQKVARDYVIYREAQANKRKSANAGSDIAQPHPSIRITTAGGELQPLDMGRLQTIITEACEGLAEVDGSLIERETLKNLYDGVAEKDVNTALVMTARTLVEREPNYSYVTARLLMDNIRAEALSFLNITASATHHEMAELYAKALPAYVEAGSQFELLDPKLKEYDLEKLGKALNHERDQQFTYLGLQTLYDRYFIHKDGIRFELPQVFFMRVAMGLAIEEPKNREDRAIEFYNLLSSFDYMASTPTLFNAGTLRPQLSSCYLTTVPDDLSGIYGAIHDNAMLSKFAGGLGNDWTPVRALGSYIKGTNGKSQGVVPFLKVVNDTAVAVNQGGKRKGAVCAYLETWHMDIEEFLELRKNTGDDRRRTHDMNTANWIPDLFMKRVFEDGKWTLFSPSEVPDLHDLTGKAFEERYEYYEALIEYGKIKLYKTIQAKDLWRKMLSMLFETGHPWLTFKDPCNLRSPQQHVGVVHSSNLCTEITLNTNKDEIAVCNLGSVNLVNHIVDGKLDIEKLGRTVKTAVRMLDNVIDINYYSVDQARNSNFKHRPVGLGLMGFQDALYLQHIAYGSDAAVEFADKSMEAISYYAIQASCDLAEERGAYSTFEGSLWSKGILPLDSQQILIEARGQKYIDVDLSESLDWAPIRERVKKGIRNSNIMAIAPTATISNIIGVSQSIEPTYQNLYVKSNLSGEFTVINPYLVRDLKNRGLWDSVMVNDLKYYDGSVQQIERIPQDLKDLYATAFEVETKWIVDAASRRQKWIDQAQSLNLYIAGASGKKLDVTYRMAWYRGLKTTYYLRALAATSTEKSTINTGKLNAVSAGGDEGFSAKAQAPAQQAAPAPAPVPKACAIDEPDCEACQ, from the coding sequence ATGCATACCGACACTACTCGCGAGAACCCGCAGGCCGTGGCGCCGCAGGCCGCTGAATCCTCCCAGGATCTGGCTGCCACCGCGCCCGGCCAACTGCGTGTGATCAAGCGCAACGGCACTGTCGTCCCCTACACCGATGACAAGATTACCGTCGCCATCACCAAGGCCTTCCTCGCAGTAGAAGGCGGCACAGCAGCCGCTTCGTCGCGTATCCACGACACCGTCGCGCGCCTGACCGAGCAGGTCACTGCTACCTTCAAGCGTCGCATGCCGTCCGGCGGCACCATCCACATCGAAGAGATTCAGGACCAGGTCGAACTGGCCCTGATGCGTGCCGGCGAGCAGAAAGTCGCCCGCGACTACGTGATCTACCGCGAAGCCCAGGCCAACAAGCGCAAAAGCGCCAATGCCGGCAGCGACATCGCCCAGCCGCACCCGAGCATCCGCATCACCACCGCTGGCGGTGAACTGCAGCCGCTGGATATGGGCCGCCTGCAGACCATCATCACGGAGGCCTGTGAAGGCCTGGCCGAAGTCGATGGTTCGCTGATCGAGCGCGAAACCCTGAAAAACCTGTACGACGGCGTCGCCGAGAAGGACGTCAACACCGCTCTGGTGATGACCGCCCGTACCCTGGTCGAGCGTGAACCGAACTACAGCTACGTCACCGCCCGCCTGCTGATGGACAACATCCGCGCCGAGGCCCTGAGCTTCCTCAATATCACCGCCAGCGCCACTCACCACGAGATGGCCGAGCTGTACGCCAAGGCCCTGCCGGCCTACGTCGAAGCCGGCTCGCAATTCGAGCTGCTCGACCCGAAACTCAAAGAGTACGACCTGGAGAAACTGGGCAAGGCGCTGAACCACGAGCGCGACCAGCAGTTCACCTACCTGGGCCTGCAGACCCTGTACGACCGCTACTTCATCCACAAGGATGGCATCCGCTTCGAACTGCCGCAGGTGTTCTTCATGCGCGTGGCCATGGGCCTGGCCATCGAAGAGCCGAAGAACCGCGAAGACCGCGCCATCGAGTTCTACAACCTGCTGTCCTCGTTCGACTACATGGCGTCGACCCCGACCCTGTTCAACGCCGGTACCCTGCGTCCGCAGCTGTCCTCCTGCTACCTGACCACCGTGCCGGACGACCTGTCGGGCATCTACGGCGCCATCCACGACAACGCCATGCTGTCGAAATTCGCCGGCGGCCTGGGCAACGACTGGACTCCGGTGCGCGCGCTGGGCTCCTATATCAAGGGCACCAACGGCAAATCCCAGGGCGTCGTGCCCTTCCTCAAAGTGGTCAACGACACCGCCGTGGCGGTCAACCAGGGCGGCAAGCGCAAGGGCGCGGTCTGCGCCTACCTGGAAACCTGGCACATGGACATCGAGGAATTCCTCGAGCTGCGCAAGAACACCGGTGACGACCGTCGTCGTACCCACGACATGAACACCGCCAACTGGATTCCGGACCTGTTCATGAAGCGCGTCTTCGAAGACGGCAAGTGGACCCTGTTCAGCCCGAGCGAAGTACCGGATCTGCACGACCTGACCGGCAAGGCCTTCGAAGAGCGCTACGAGTACTACGAAGCCCTGATCGAGTACGGCAAGATCAAGCTGTACAAGACCATCCAGGCCAAAGACCTGTGGCGCAAGATGCTCTCGATGCTGTTCGAGACCGGCCACCCATGGCTGACCTTCAAGGATCCGTGCAACCTGCGCAGCCCGCAGCAGCACGTGGGCGTGGTGCACAGCTCCAACCTGTGCACCGAGATCACCCTGAACACCAACAAGGACGAGATCGCCGTCTGCAACCTGGGTTCGGTCAACCTGGTCAACCACATCGTCGACGGCAAGCTGGACATCGAGAAACTCGGCCGCACCGTGAAGACCGCTGTGCGCATGCTCGATAACGTCATCGACATCAACTACTACAGCGTGGATCAGGCGCGTAACTCCAACTTCAAGCACCGTCCGGTCGGCCTCGGCCTGATGGGCTTCCAGGACGCCCTGTACCTGCAACACATCGCCTACGGCTCCGACGCCGCCGTCGAGTTCGCCGACAAGTCGATGGAAGCCATCAGCTACTACGCCATCCAGGCTTCCTGTGACCTGGCCGAAGAGCGCGGCGCCTACAGCACCTTCGAAGGTTCGCTGTGGAGCAAGGGCATCCTGCCGCTGGACTCGCAGCAGATCCTGATCGAAGCCCGTGGCCAGAAGTACATCGACGTCGACCTGTCCGAGTCGCTGGACTGGGCGCCGATCCGCGAGCGCGTGAAGAAAGGTATTCGTAACTCGAACATCATGGCCATCGCGCCGACCGCGACCATCTCCAACATCATTGGCGTGTCGCAGTCCATCGAGCCGACCTACCAGAACCTGTACGTGAAATCGAACCTCTCCGGCGAATTCACCGTGATCAACCCCTACCTGGTTCGCGACCTGAAGAACCGCGGCCTGTGGGACAGCGTCATGGTCAACGACCTGAAGTACTACGACGGCTCCGTGCAGCAGATCGAGCGCATCCCGCAGGACCTGAAAGACCTGTACGCCACCGCGTTCGAAGTGGAAACCAAGTGGATCGTCGACGCTGCCAGCCGCCGCCAGAAGTGGATCGACCAGGCTCAGTCGCTGAACCTGTACATCGCCGGCGCTTCGGGCAAGAAGCTGGACGTGACCTACCGCATGGCCTGGTACCGTGGTCTGAAAACCACCTATTACCTCCGTGCCCTGGCCGCCACCAGCACCGAGAAGTCCACCATCAACACCGGCAAGCTCAACGCAGTTTCCGCTGGTGGTGACGAAGGCTTCTCGGCCAAGGCCCAGGCTCCTGCCCAGCAGGCAGCTCCGGCCCCGGCGCCCGTACCGAAAGCCTGTGCCATCGACGAACCCGACTGCGAAGCTTGTCAGTAA
- the tnpB gene encoding IS66 family insertion sequence element accessory protein TnpB (TnpB, as the term is used for proteins encoded by IS66 family insertion elements, is considered an accessory protein, since TnpC, encoded by a neighboring gene, is a DDE family transposase.), producing MMRPDAKVEKVYLYPKPVDFRKSIDGLAALVELDIKVAVFDPVLFVFLNRARNRVKILYWERNGFCLWLKRLEAERFKSHPQPGDDAIVLTAQELNWLLDGIDLWRNRPHQVLTPRFVA from the coding sequence ATGATGCGCCCCGACGCTAAAGTTGAAAAAGTCTACCTCTACCCCAAGCCGGTGGATTTCCGCAAATCCATTGACGGCCTGGCCGCTCTGGTCGAGCTGGATATCAAGGTGGCGGTCTTCGACCCCGTGCTGTTCGTCTTCCTCAATCGCGCGCGCAATCGCGTGAAGATTTTGTATTGGGAGCGCAACGGCTTCTGCCTGTGGCTCAAGCGCTTGGAGGCTGAGCGCTTCAAGTCGCATCCGCAGCCTGGCGACGATGCGATCGTGCTGACGGCCCAGGAGCTGAACTGGTTGCTGGACGGTATCGACCTGTGGCGCAACCGGCCGCATCAGGTGTTGACCCCGCGATTCGTGGCCTAA
- a CDS encoding ATP-binding protein yields the protein MNSIFLRIYGGMLAALVLVALLGVGTLHLVNEVRGDQYREGLARGTFRLMADNLLPMNEVERRRALVVWSRLLGIPLELQALSEVPLESSERNRLQRGHVLVQQTGPHSAKVYGLLDGKQPLLLTGEIQQISEQLARATNYLLIDELVRYPVHEQPQRLAELKAAKQFGFNLQLVRLEDATLDLDQRRRIDEGDTVMALGKGGDSIYVFSGIVDTPWVLEIGPLYQMNPYPPQLLVLIGALGLSLIGLIVYLLVRSLEQRLRALESAATHIASGRLDARVPTRGADSVGRLASSFNAMAEHLQTSLSTQRELVRAVSHELRTPVARLRFGLEMIADAPNETARRKYMDGMDSDIQDLDKLVDEMLTYARLEQGSPALNFQQVELKALIDQVIDELAPLSNKVRVESGAVLSVQAEGACWVEAEPRYLHRALQNLVSNAMRYAEGKVLISCQVGYKRCRIDVEDDGPGVPEEAWERLFSPFLRLDDSRTRASGGHGLGLSIVRRIIYWHGGRAQIGRSGSLGGARFSLVWPRQQGE from the coding sequence ATGAACTCGATCTTCCTGCGCATCTATGGCGGCATGCTCGCCGCGCTGGTGCTGGTGGCGCTGCTGGGCGTCGGCACCTTGCACCTGGTCAACGAGGTGCGCGGCGATCAGTACCGCGAAGGGCTGGCGCGCGGCACCTTCCGCCTGATGGCGGACAACCTGCTGCCGATGAACGAGGTGGAACGCAGGCGCGCCCTGGTGGTGTGGTCACGCCTGCTCGGCATCCCCCTGGAGCTGCAGGCCCTGAGCGAGGTGCCGCTGGAAAGCAGCGAGCGCAACCGGCTGCAGCGCGGCCACGTGCTGGTGCAGCAGACCGGCCCGCACTCGGCCAAGGTCTATGGCCTGCTCGATGGCAAGCAGCCGCTGCTGTTGACTGGCGAGATCCAGCAGATCAGCGAGCAGCTGGCGCGGGCCACCAACTACCTGTTGATCGACGAACTGGTGCGCTACCCGGTGCATGAGCAGCCGCAGCGCCTGGCTGAGCTGAAGGCGGCCAAGCAGTTCGGCTTCAACCTGCAGTTGGTGCGGCTCGAGGACGCCACCCTCGACCTCGACCAGCGCAGGCGTATCGACGAGGGCGATACGGTGATGGCACTGGGCAAGGGCGGCGACTCCATCTATGTGTTCTCCGGCATCGTCGATACGCCCTGGGTGCTGGAGATCGGCCCGCTGTATCAGATGAACCCTTATCCGCCGCAACTGCTGGTGCTGATCGGTGCGCTGGGGCTGAGCCTGATCGGCCTGATCGTCTATCTGTTGGTGCGCTCGCTGGAGCAGCGCCTGCGTGCGCTGGAAAGTGCGGCCACGCATATCGCCAGCGGCCGCCTGGATGCCCGCGTACCGACGCGTGGCGCGGACTCGGTGGGGCGTCTGGCCAGCAGTTTCAACGCCATGGCCGAGCACCTGCAGACGTCCCTGAGCACCCAGCGCGAGCTGGTGCGTGCGGTGTCCCACGAGCTGCGCACGCCGGTGGCGCGGCTGCGTTTCGGCCTGGAGATGATCGCCGACGCGCCGAACGAAACTGCCCGGCGCAAGTACATGGACGGCATGGACAGCGATATCCAGGACCTCGACAAGCTGGTCGACGAGATGCTGACCTACGCGCGCCTGGAGCAGGGTTCGCCGGCGCTGAATTTCCAGCAGGTGGAGCTCAAGGCACTGATCGATCAGGTGATCGACGAGTTGGCGCCGCTGAGCAACAAGGTGCGTGTGGAGTCGGGGGCGGTGCTCAGCGTGCAGGCCGAGGGCGCCTGCTGGGTCGAGGCCGAGCCGCGCTATCTGCACCGCGCGCTGCAGAATCTGGTGAGCAATGCCATGCGTTACGCCGAAGGCAAGGTGTTGATCAGTTGCCAGGTCGGCTACAAGCGCTGCCGCATCGACGTCGAGGACGACGGCCCGGGCGTGCCGGAAGAAGCCTGGGAGCGCCTGTTCAGTCCCTTCCTGCGTCTCGATGACAGCCGCACGCGGGCCTCTGGCGGGCATGGCCTGGGCCTGTCGATCGTGCGCCGGATCATCTACTGGCACGGCGGCCGGGCGCAGATCGGCCGCAGCGGCAGCCTAGGCGGTGCGCGTTTCAGCCTGGTATGGCCGCGACAGCAGGGAGAGTAA